A section of the Aphanothece sacrum FPU1 genome encodes:
- a CDS encoding ceramide glucosyltransferase, protein MLNLINSLQLLCLVPILGGSVFSILTVGTVKRFFKRSPKKTNFKPPVSILKPVRGLEKNLKRNLRTIATQNYPDYQVIYSVQDPKDAAYPILKEIQAEFGSDRISVVISTIEAGANGKVNNLLGAIKEARHDIIIISDSDTNLQPDYIENIVNPLVNSDVGCVCTPFKVTKANTWYEKLELLTINADFMPSVMFAEVTGASNSCLGPSIAIRRSTLDELGGLESLADYLVEDYEIGRRVWTSGKKMVLLPYMIDVAVDLANWRNWWSHQVYWDQNTY, encoded by the coding sequence GTGTTAAATCTAATCAATAGCTTACAACTTCTCTGTTTAGTTCCCATTTTAGGGGGTTCTGTCTTCTCTATCTTAACCGTGGGGACAGTCAAACGCTTCTTTAAGCGATCGCCCAAAAAAACGAATTTCAAACCACCTGTCAGTATTTTAAAACCCGTTAGGGGTTTGGAAAAAAATCTCAAACGCAACTTGCGAACCATCGCAACTCAAAACTATCCTGACTATCAAGTTATTTACTCCGTACAAGACCCCAAAGATGCCGCTTATCCTATCTTAAAAGAGATTCAAGCAGAATTCGGCAGTGACCGTATTTCAGTCGTAATTAGCACCATTGAAGCAGGAGCCAACGGGAAAGTCAATAACCTTTTAGGGGCTATCAAAGAAGCGCGACACGATATTATTATTATCAGCGACAGTGACACCAATTTACAACCTGATTATATCGAAAATATCGTTAATCCTCTAGTTAATTCTGATGTCGGTTGTGTCTGTACTCCTTTTAAAGTTACGAAAGCAAATACTTGGTATGAGAAACTAGAATTATTGACCATAAATGCAGATTTTATGCCTAGTGTAATGTTTGCAGAAGTAACCGGTGCATCTAATTCTTGTTTAGGGCCATCTATTGCTATTCGACGGTCAACTTTAGACGAATTAGGAGGTTTAGAAAGTTTAGCAGATTATTTAGTAGAAGACTACGAAATTGGGCGACGAGTTTGGACTTCTGGCAAAAAAATGGTACTTTTACCTTATATGATAGATGTAGCCGTAGATTTAGCAAATTGGCGTAATTGGTGGAGTCATCAAGTTTATTGGGATCAAAATACTTATT